From Sphingomonas sp. PAMC26645:
GATGCTGCTCGCGCGCAACGGGGAATGGCAGGAGCGGCTACGCGAAGAGGTCGCTGCGCTCGACCCGGCCGTGCCGCTGACCGAGCAACTCGATTGCCTCATCCTCACCGAATACGCATTCAAGGAATCGCTGCGCATGATGCCGCCGGTGCCGTCGATCCCGCGCCGCGCGCTCCAGGATTTCAACTTCGGCGGGTTCGATATCCCGGCGGGTACGAGCGTCAACACCGCCATCACTTTCACGCACCGGATGGCCGAGCACTGGCCCGATCCCGACAAGTTCGATCCGCTCCGCTTCACGCCCGAGGCGTCGAAGGGCCGCCACCGGTTCGCCTGGGTCCCGTTCGGCGGCGGCGCGCACATGTGCATCGGCTTGCACTTCGCGACGATGCAGATGCGACTGCTGATCGCGCATCTGCTCACGCGCTACCGGATCGAGGCGGCGGCGGGGAGCGGCGATGCGTGGCAGGTCTTCCCGATCCCGCGGCCGAAGGATGGTTTGCCGGTGACGTTCGTACCGCTTGCCACCCCGTAATAGTGTGTCATCTTCGCGCGGTTCATTCGAAGGAGCCGTTCGTTGCGCTTGACCCTTGCCCTCCTCCTGCTCGCGGCAACGCCAGCCCTCGCCCAGCAACAACCGGCCGCCCCCGTGCCCGACGGCCCGACCCGCAGCTTCACCGGGAGCGACCTGTTCGGCCTGACGATCGCGGCCGATCCGCAGATCAGCCCGGACGGCAAGACGATCGTCTATGTCCGCCGCACCGGCGACGTGATGACCGACACGATGAAGTCCTCGCTCTGGCTGATCGACGTCGCGAGCGGCCGCCAGACGCCGTTCGCCACGGACGGCAGCAGCCCGCGCTGGTCGCCCGATGGTTTGCGCATCGCCTATGCCGCACGCGACGGCGAAGGATCGCAGCTGTTCGTCCGCTGGATCGGCGGAGCCCAAAGCGCGCGGATCACGAGCTTCCCCGGCGATCCGCAGGCGCTCGCGTGGTCGCCCGACGGCACCAAGCTCGCGTACATCGCGACGGTAGCAGGCGAGGGGACCAAGCTCGGTACGCAGCCGCCCAAGCCCGAAGGCGCCAAATGGGCCGAGCCGCTGACGATCATCGACCGGGTCAACTACCGCAACGACGGGCCGGGCTATGTAAAGCCGGGCTACGACCATCTCTTCGTGGTCGGCGCCGACGGGGGCGCGGCTCGGCAGCTGACATACGGCAAGTTCGACGATGGCGGCCCGCTGTCTTGGACGCCCGACGGTCGCAGCATCGTCTTCGCCGCGATCCGCGGGCCCGCCGCCGACCGCCAGGTGATGAACTCCGACGTGATCGCGGTCGATGCGACGAGCGGCACGATGCGGACGCTGACCACGCGTGACGGTCCCGACGCGCAGCCGCGGGTATCCCCTGACGGTTCGAAGATCGCGTGGCTCGGCTTCGACGACAAGCGCCGCAGCTACGAGAACACGCAGCTCTATGTCGGCGACCGCGACGCGGCCTCGCCCCGCTCGCTGACCGCCACGCTCGACCGCGCGATCGAGGACGCGGTGTGGTCCGCCGACGGCCGCAGCCTGTATGCGAGCTACGACGATCACGGCCAGCGCCGCGTCGCGCGGATGGGAGTCGATGGCCGCGTCACGCCGCTGATCGACAACGTCGCGGGTGGCGGGCTCGACCGGCCCTATACCGGCGGCGAGTTCTCGGTCTCGAAGGGCGGGACGATCGCCTATACCGGTGGCGATGCGAGCGCCCCCGCCGACGTCTGGGTGCTGGCGGGCGGAAAGCCGCGCCGCCTGACGACGCTCAACGCAGTGCTGACCGGATCGAAGGCGCTAGCGCAGGTCCGAAAGATTGCGGTAACCGCGCCCGATGGTCGGCCGATCGACGCCTGGCTCGCCACCCCGCCGGGACGTGCCGCAGGCCAGCGCGTGCCGCTGATCCTCGAAATCCACGGCGGCCCGAACGCCGCCTACGGCCCCGGCTTCGCGACCGACATGCAGCTCTACGCCGCGGCCGGATACGCCGTGCTCTGGACCAACCCGCGCGGCTCGACCTCCTACGGCGCGGAGTTCGCAAACCTGATCGACAAGACCTACCCCGCCGCGGACTATGACGACCTGATCGCCTCGGTCGACGCGGCGATCAAGGACGGGACCGCCGATCCGGACAATCTGTTCGTGACCGGCGGTTCGGGCGGCGGGCTGTTGACCGCGTGGATCGTCGGCAAGACCGACCGGTTCAAGGCCGCCGCGACGCAGAAGCCGGTGATCAACTGGATCAGCGAGGCGCTGACGATGGACAACACGCTGTTCACCTCGCGCTACTGGTTCACCAAGCTGCCGTGGGAGGATCCGATGAGCTATTGGAACCGCTCGCCGCTAAGCCTGGTCGGCAACGTCAAGACGCCGACCTTGGTCGTGGTCGGTGGCGACGATTACCGGACGCCGGTCAGCGAATCCGAGCAATATTACGCGGCGCTGCAGATCCGCGGCGTGCCGACCGCGCTGGTGAAGGTGCCGGGCGCGAGCCACGGTGGCCTCGCCGCTCGCCCGTCGCAATCGGCGGCGAAAGCGTCGGCGATCATCGCCTGGTTCGATCGATACCGGAAGCCGGCAGGTGCAACGACGCCGGCGCAGGGAGCAGCACAATGACGATACGGTACATGATGCTGGCCGGCGTTGCGCTGGTCTCGACCGCGGCGGTCGCGCAGGTCCAGCCACCGCGTGTCGCGAAGAAGCCGTTCCAGGTGACGTCGCCCAACGGCGCGCGTGAGGACGATTATTACTGGCTGCGCGACGACACGCGGAACAACCCCGCGATGCTCGCCTATCTCGCCGCGGAGGACGCCTACGCGGATGCGCAACTCGCGTCGCTGAAGCCACTCCAGGCCAAGCTCTACGAAGAGACCGTCTCGCATATCAAGCAGGACGACAGCTCGGTCCCGTATGCGAAGAACGGCTATTATTATGGCTCGCGGTTCCAGACCGGGGCCGATTACCCTATCCTGGAGCGCCGCAAGGGAAGCCGCACCGCGCCCGCCGAAACGCTGTTCGACGAGCCGGCGATGGCGAAGGGCCACAGCTTTTTCGCGCTGAGCGACTGGGCGGTAAGCCCCGACAACCGCCGCGTCGCCTGGGCCGAGGACACCGTCGGGCGTCGCCAATACGTGCTCAAGGCGAAGGACCTCGCGACCGGTGCTACGATCGCCG
This genomic window contains:
- a CDS encoding S9 family peptidase, with the translated sequence MRLTLALLLLAATPALAQQQPAAPVPDGPTRSFTGSDLFGLTIAADPQISPDGKTIVYVRRTGDVMTDTMKSSLWLIDVASGRQTPFATDGSSPRWSPDGLRIAYAARDGEGSQLFVRWIGGAQSARITSFPGDPQALAWSPDGTKLAYIATVAGEGTKLGTQPPKPEGAKWAEPLTIIDRVNYRNDGPGYVKPGYDHLFVVGADGGAARQLTYGKFDDGGPLSWTPDGRSIVFAAIRGPAADRQVMNSDVIAVDATSGTMRTLTTRDGPDAQPRVSPDGSKIAWLGFDDKRRSYENTQLYVGDRDAASPRSLTATLDRAIEDAVWSADGRSLYASYDDHGQRRVARMGVDGRVTPLIDNVAGGGLDRPYTGGEFSVSKGGTIAYTGGDASAPADVWVLAGGKPRRLTTLNAVLTGSKALAQVRKIAVTAPDGRPIDAWLATPPGRAAGQRVPLILEIHGGPNAAYGPGFATDMQLYAAAGYAVLWTNPRGSTSYGAEFANLIDKTYPAADYDDLIASVDAAIKDGTADPDNLFVTGGSGGGLLTAWIVGKTDRFKAAATQKPVINWISEALTMDNTLFTSRYWFTKLPWEDPMSYWNRSPLSLVGNVKTPTLVVVGGDDYRTPVSESEQYYAALQIRGVPTALVKVPGASHGGLAARPSQSAAKASAIIAWFDRYRKPAGATTPAQGAAQ